In Alphaproteobacteria bacterium, the following proteins share a genomic window:
- a CDS encoding LLM class flavin-dependent oxidoreductase: protein MQFGVSCGYINDIGYVTHAEKLGYDFAWFPDSPLMRSNIWAMMAIAAQQTTRIRLGTGLAIPGLRLAPVAAGGIATINRLAPGRVFFGTGTGNTAMRTLGQRPARVAEFREYLRVVRGLLAGEQVEYSLNGETHTIGFQNTHLDYIDLEHPIPIMVGGFGPRAQALAGEFGDGVVTGIPRGGPIAGVLAHAKRGAEAAGRTLEGFQTYALANLLMLRPGETLASERVVAECGPAIMANVHYLVDFVRETGREPPDYVRPIWDEYMAFHTSRDAATRHMALHQSHYSYLDPDEARFITPEIIRNFCIAGHADEIVERLRDLERQGLTGVVFSLPSDVAFRLTEDFARQVIAKL from the coding sequence ATGCAATTCGGCGTCAGTTGCGGCTATATCAACGATATCGGCTATGTCACCCACGCGGAAAAGCTGGGCTATGACTTCGCCTGGTTCCCGGATTCGCCGCTAATGCGCTCCAACATCTGGGCGATGATGGCCATCGCCGCCCAGCAGACCACGCGCATCCGACTCGGCACCGGCCTCGCCATTCCGGGCCTGCGGCTGGCGCCGGTGGCGGCGGGGGGCATCGCCACCATCAACCGGCTGGCGCCCGGCCGCGTGTTTTTCGGCACCGGCACCGGCAACACCGCCATGCGCACGCTCGGCCAGCGCCCGGCCCGCGTCGCCGAATTCCGCGAATATCTGCGCGTCGTCCGCGGCCTGCTGGCGGGCGAGCAGGTCGAATACTCGCTGAACGGCGAGACCCACACGATCGGCTTCCAGAACACCCATCTGGACTATATCGACCTGGAACACCCGATCCCGATCATGGTCGGCGGTTTCGGTCCGCGGGCGCAGGCGCTGGCCGGCGAGTTCGGCGACGGCGTCGTCACCGGCATTCCCCGCGGCGGCCCGATTGCCGGCGTGCTGGCCCATGCGAAGCGCGGCGCCGAGGCGGCCGGCCGCACGCTGGAGGGTTTCCAGACCTACGCGCTCGCCAACCTGCTGATGCTGCGGCCGGGCGAGACGCTGGCGTCCGAGCGGGTCGTCGCCGAATGCGGCCCGGCGATCATGGCGAACGTGCATTATCTGGTCGATTTCGTGCGCGAGACTGGCCGCGAGCCGCCGGACTATGTGCGGCCGATCTGGGACGAGTACATGGCCTTCCACACCAGCCGCGACGCGGCCACGCGGCACATGGCGCTGCACCAGAGCCATTACAGCTATCTCGACCCGGACGAGGCCCGCTTCATCACGCCGGAGATCATCCGCAATTTCTGCATTGCCGGCCATGCCGACGAGATCGTCGAGCGCCTGCGCGACCTGGAACGCCAGGGGCTGACCGGCGTGGTCTTCAGCCTGCCGAGCGACGTCGCCTTCCGCCTGACCGAGGATTTCGCCCGCCAGGTGATCGCCAAGCTCTGA
- a CDS encoding MaoC family dehydratase N-terminal domain-containing protein, whose product MADPQPIRDLGLGFYFDDLELGQRFRTVGRSIFEADLMTFIGVTGMQEVLFNNLAYIESESPTGARIVPGLMALGIAEGLVLGTTLQKTGLAFLNMTMDIKGPVCIGDTIHVELEVTELRRASKGPRGLVRTNNRILNQHGDCVIEYAPLRLMKARE is encoded by the coding sequence ATGGCCGATCCGCAACCGATCCGGGACCTGGGCCTGGGCTTTTACTTCGACGACCTGGAACTGGGCCAGCGCTTCCGCACCGTCGGCCGCTCGATCTTCGAGGCCGACCTGATGACCTTTATCGGCGTCACCGGCATGCAGGAGGTGCTGTTCAACAATCTGGCCTATATCGAGTCCGAATCGCCCACCGGCGCCCGCATCGTCCCGGGCCTGATGGCGCTGGGCATTGCCGAGGGGCTGGTGCTGGGCACGACGCTGCAAAAGACCGGCCTCGCCTTCCTGAACATGACCATGGACATCAAGGGGCCGGTCTGCATCGGCGACACCATCCATGTGGAACTGGAGGTGACGGAACTGCGCCGCGCCTCCAAGGGGCCGCGCGGGTTGGTGCGCACGAACAACCGCATCCTCAACCAGCACGGCGATTGCGTGATCGAATACGCGCCGTTGCGCCTGATGAAGGCGCGGGAATAG
- a CDS encoding DUF1289 domain-containing protein — protein sequence MHKPIYSPCIRICSVNPQTKFCDGCYRTLPEIAKWTRFTEEERDAILAELPLREQQVEAQRAGS from the coding sequence ATGCACAAGCCGATCTATTCCCCCTGCATCCGCATTTGCAGCGTCAACCCGCAGACGAAATTCTGCGACGGCTGCTACCGCACCCTGCCGGAAATCGCGAAATGGACGCGCTTCACCGAGGAAGAGCGCGACGCCATCCTCGCCGAACTGCCCCTGCGCGAGCAACAGGTGGAGGCGCAGCGGGCGGGGTCATAA
- the rnd gene encoding ribonuclease D encodes MTTLITDNAALAAFCASLADEAFVTVDTEFLRENTYYSKLCLIQIAGTERAAAIDTLAPGIELQPVYDLLANPDVLKVFHAARQDLEIFYHDMGGLPAPLFDTQVAAMVCGFGDSIAYDRLVAALTGEQVDKASRFTNWAHRPLSEAQIDYALGDVTHLRDVYTGLARRLEESGRADWLADEMAVLTDPGSYDADPMLAYLRLKSRTSKPKFLAVLQQVAAWREREAQTRNQPRNWVVRDDTLLNIAAQAPTTQQALSRVRGLGKGQAEGRLGREILEAVQAGLDLPADQRPRPRSPQPEGARATAAADLLKVLLKACCDREGVAPKLIASSSDLDRLSTGEREGMAALEGWRRDVFGQHALDLMEGRLALTYRDGEIAWLMADD; translated from the coding sequence ATGACCACGCTGATCACCGACAATGCGGCGCTCGCCGCCTTTTGCGCATCGCTGGCCGACGAGGCCTTTGTCACGGTCGATACCGAGTTCCTGCGCGAGAACACCTATTACTCGAAGCTCTGCCTGATCCAGATCGCCGGCACCGAGCGCGCGGCGGCGATCGACACGCTGGCGCCGGGCATTGAGTTGCAGCCGGTCTATGACCTGCTGGCCAATCCCGACGTGCTGAAAGTGTTCCACGCGGCGCGCCAGGACCTGGAGATTTTCTATCACGATATGGGCGGCCTGCCGGCGCCGCTGTTCGATACCCAGGTGGCCGCCATGGTCTGCGGTTTCGGCGACAGCATCGCCTACGACCGACTGGTGGCGGCCCTGACCGGCGAGCAGGTCGACAAGGCCTCGCGCTTCACCAACTGGGCACACCGGCCGCTGAGCGAGGCGCAGATCGACTATGCGCTGGGCGACGTTACCCATCTGCGCGACGTCTATACGGGCCTGGCCCGCCGGCTGGAGGAAAGCGGCCGGGCCGACTGGCTGGCGGACGAGATGGCGGTGCTGACCGATCCCGGCTCCTATGACGCCGACCCGATGCTGGCCTATCTGCGGCTGAAGAGCCGCACCAGCAAGCCCAAATTCCTGGCCGTGCTGCAACAGGTGGCCGCCTGGCGCGAGCGCGAGGCGCAGACCCGCAACCAGCCGCGCAACTGGGTGGTGCGCGACGACACGCTGTTGAACATCGCCGCCCAGGCGCCGACGACGCAGCAGGCGCTGTCGCGCGTGCGCGGGCTCGGCAAGGGGCAGGCGGAAGGCCGGCTCGGCCGCGAGATCCTGGAGGCGGTGCAGGCGGGCCTCGACCTGCCGGCGGACCAGCGGCCGCGGCCGCGCTCGCCCCAGCCGGAGGGCGCGCGGGCGACGGCGGCGGCGGACCTGCTGAAAGTGCTGTTGAAGGCCTGCTGCGACCGCGAGGGCGTGGCGCCGAAGCTGATCGCCAGCAGCAGCGACCTGGACCGCCTGTCCACCGGCGAGCGCGAGGGCATGGCGGCGCTGGAAGGCTGGCGCCGCGACGTGTTCGGCCAGCACGCGCTCGACCTGATGGAAGGCCGGCTGGCGCTCACCTATCGCGACGGCGAAATCGCCTGGCTGATGGCGGACGACTGA
- the aspS gene encoding aspartate--tRNA ligase, with amino-acid sequence MHPYRSHTCGALRAQDVGQTVRLSGWVHRKRDHGGLLFLDLRDHYGLTQCVVDSSSTEAFAAVERLRNETVVTVTGECLARSAETVNPNLPTGAIEVGIRDLTVQGPADVLPLQVNAEEDYGEETRLRYRFLDLRREKMQRNISLRSDVISSIRRRMIDQGFREYQTPILTATSPEGARDYLVPSRLHPGKFYALPQAPQQFKQLLMMAGFDRYFQIAPCFRDEDARADRSPGEFYQLDFEMSFVTQDDVFAAIEPVLHGVFEEFADGRQVSPAPFPRIPFDESMLKYGNDKPDLRNPIVIADVTEAFRGSDFGIFARNIDKGAVVRAIPAPGAAARPRSFFDKLNDWARHQGAPGLGYIQFAEGGEARGPIARNLDAARVQQIKELAGLADGDAVFFACDKAADAAKLAGLARTEIGTQLDLIEQGTFRFCWIVDFPMYELDDKTGTIEFSHNPFSMPQGGLVALETQDPLTIKAFQYDIVCNGVELSSGAIRNHRPEIMYKAFAIAGYGADVVDARFGGMISALKLGAPPHGGSAPGIDRIVMLLADEPNIREVIAFPMNQRAEDLMMQAPAPVEDARLQELWIRLDLPPE; translated from the coding sequence CTGCACCCCTACCGCTCCCACACCTGCGGCGCGCTCCGCGCCCAAGACGTGGGCCAGACCGTCCGCCTCTCCGGCTGGGTGCACCGCAAGCGCGACCATGGCGGCCTGCTGTTCCTCGACCTGCGCGACCATTACGGCCTGACCCAGTGCGTCGTCGATTCCAGCAGCACCGAGGCGTTCGCGGCGGTGGAGCGGCTGCGCAACGAGACCGTCGTCACCGTCACCGGCGAATGCCTCGCGCGCTCGGCCGAGACCGTGAACCCGAACCTGCCCACCGGCGCCATCGAGGTCGGCATTCGCGACCTGACGGTGCAAGGGCCGGCGGACGTGCTGCCGCTCCAGGTCAACGCCGAAGAGGACTATGGCGAGGAAACCCGCCTGCGCTATCGCTTCCTCGACCTGCGCCGCGAGAAGATGCAGCGCAATATCAGCCTGCGTTCGGACGTGATTTCCTCGATCCGCCGCCGCATGATCGACCAGGGCTTCCGCGAATACCAGACGCCGATCCTGACCGCGACCAGCCCGGAGGGCGCGCGCGACTATCTGGTGCCGTCCCGCCTGCATCCCGGCAAGTTCTATGCCCTGCCGCAGGCGCCGCAGCAGTTCAAGCAATTGCTGATGATGGCCGGCTTCGACCGCTATTTTCAGATCGCCCCCTGCTTCCGCGACGAGGACGCCCGCGCCGACCGCTCGCCGGGCGAGTTCTACCAGCTCGACTTCGAGATGAGCTTCGTCACCCAGGACGACGTGTTCGCCGCCATCGAGCCGGTGCTGCACGGCGTGTTCGAGGAATTCGCCGACGGCCGCCAGGTCTCGCCCGCGCCCTTCCCGCGCATCCCCTTCGACGAGTCGATGCTGAAATACGGCAATGACAAGCCGGACCTGCGCAACCCGATCGTCATCGCCGACGTGACCGAGGCGTTCCGCGGTTCGGACTTCGGCATTTTCGCCCGCAATATCGACAAGGGCGCCGTGGTGCGCGCCATTCCGGCGCCGGGTGCGGCGGCCCGCCCCCGCAGCTTCTTCGACAAGCTGAACGACTGGGCCCGCCACCAGGGCGCGCCCGGCCTGGGCTATATCCAGTTCGCCGAAGGCGGCGAGGCGCGCGGCCCCATCGCCCGCAATTTGGACGCGGCCCGCGTGCAGCAGATCAAGGAACTGGCCGGCCTTGCGGACGGCGACGCCGTGTTCTTCGCCTGCGACAAGGCCGCGGACGCCGCCAAGCTGGCCGGCCTGGCCCGGACCGAGATCGGCACCCAGCTCGACCTGATCGAGCAGGGCACGTTCCGGTTCTGCTGGATCGTCGACTTCCCCATGTACGAGTTGGACGACAAGACCGGCACAATCGAGTTCTCGCACAACCCGTTCTCCATGCCCCAAGGCGGGCTGGTGGCGCTGGAGACCCAGGACCCGCTCACCATCAAGGCGTTCCAGTACGATATCGTCTGCAACGGCGTGGAACTGTCGTCCGGCGCGATCCGGAACCATCGGCCGGAAATCATGTACAAGGCGTTCGCCATCGCCGGCTACGGCGCCGACGTGGTCGATGCCCGCTTCGGCGGCATGATCTCGGCCTTGAAGCTGGGCGCACCGCCCCATGGCGGCTCGGCGCCGGGCATCGACCGCATCGTCATGCTGCTGGCCGACGAGCCCAATATCCGCGAGGTCATCGCCTTCCCGATGAACCAGCGCGCCGAGGACCTGATGATGCAGGCCCCCGCCCCGGTCGAAGACGCCCGCCTGCAGGAACTCTGGATCCGCCTGGACCTGCCGCCGGAGTGA
- a CDS encoding DUF1849 family protein has protein sequence MTPPPRHGARGWRGALVATALLVSSGLPCGPASATGVMPAAAVVPHTAGYSMQVLPVGNGGGILGGRGVLQLEWRRDCEGMAYSQHSVLTLNNEDGAVFDSSVRIDSWEAADASRFRFLLESSIDGEVTEEVSGLAERSKDGAVAVRYRKPEERSETMPRETVFPWQQMRAVLAGIRGGKRHQWYRLLRGEGEGDPIGVSVHIAGREGPPKGLGDQGDLLPGEGWRVISAFFENRVTPEPDFEIAETVLASGVITRAEITYPDMIMRLKLERLKRGATPSCGG, from the coding sequence GTGACGCCGCCGCCCCGCCATGGCGCACGGGGCTGGCGCGGCGCGCTCGTCGCAACGGCGCTGCTGGTATCGTCCGGCCTGCCGTGCGGCCCGGCGAGCGCGACGGGGGTGATGCCCGCCGCCGCGGTGGTCCCGCACACCGCCGGCTATTCCATGCAGGTGCTGCCCGTCGGCAATGGCGGCGGCATTCTCGGCGGCCGCGGCGTGCTGCAACTGGAATGGCGGCGCGATTGCGAGGGCATGGCCTATTCCCAGCACTCGGTCCTGACCCTCAACAACGAGGACGGCGCGGTCTTCGACAGCAGCGTGCGCATCGACAGTTGGGAGGCCGCCGACGCCAGCCGCTTCCGCTTCCTGCTCGAAAGCAGCATCGACGGCGAGGTCACCGAGGAGGTGAGCGGCCTCGCCGAGCGGTCGAAGGATGGCGCGGTCGCGGTCCGCTATCGCAAGCCGGAGGAGCGGAGCGAGACCATGCCGCGGGAAACCGTCTTCCCCTGGCAGCAGATGCGCGCGGTCCTGGCCGGCATTCGCGGCGGCAAGCGGCATCAGTGGTATCGCCTGCTGCGCGGCGAGGGCGAAGGCGACCCGATCGGCGTCAGCGTCCACATCGCCGGACGCGAAGGCCCGCCCAAGGGCCTTGGCGACCAGGGCGACCTGCTGCCGGGCGAGGGCTGGCGCGTGATCAGCGCCTTTTTCGAGAACCGCGTCACGCCGGAGCCCGACTTCGAAATCGCCGAGACCGTGCTGGCCTCCGGCGTGATCACCCGCGCCGAGATCACCTATCCCGACATGATCATGCGCCTGAAACTGGAACGGCTGAAACGCGGCGCCACGCCAAGCTGCGGCGGCTAG
- a CDS encoding NrdH-redoxin, with the protein MKDFLAVRGIAFESVNVLEGDGLEKLRALGARSVPVVARGGKFVFAQVIKDVVAFLDLREDTGPALSPTDLAARYERVLTAAVATVRQMPDGALANTLPNRPRSWRVLMHHVFQIPTEFLDALAEDRVLAYENLVAGPPADMATSAAIAAFGEALRRRFADWWREGGRDLDFSRPFHAYFGETTLHEMFERTVWHSTQHVRQVQSLLQQAGIAPDDPLGPEAIRGLPLTDRVWDE; encoded by the coding sequence GTGAAGGACTTTCTGGCGGTCCGTGGGATCGCGTTCGAATCGGTCAATGTGCTGGAGGGTGACGGCCTGGAGAAACTGCGGGCGCTGGGCGCACGCTCGGTTCCCGTGGTCGCGCGCGGCGGCAAGTTCGTCTTCGCCCAGGTGATCAAGGACGTGGTCGCATTCCTGGACCTGCGGGAGGATACCGGCCCGGCGCTCTCGCCGACGGACCTGGCCGCGCGGTACGAGCGGGTGCTGACGGCCGCGGTCGCGACCGTGCGGCAGATGCCGGACGGTGCGCTGGCCAACACGCTGCCGAACCGGCCGCGCTCCTGGCGGGTGCTGATGCACCATGTCTTTCAGATCCCGACCGAATTCCTGGATGCCCTGGCCGAAGACCGGGTGCTGGCCTACGAAAACCTGGTGGCCGGGCCGCCGGCGGACATGGCGACCAGTGCGGCCATTGCCGCGTTCGGCGAGGCCTTGCGGCGCCGGTTTGCGGACTGGTGGCGCGAGGGCGGGCGGGACCTGGACTTTTCCCGGCCCTTCCATGCGTATTTCGGCGAGACGACGCTGCACGAAATGTTCGAGCGCACGGTCTGGCATTCCACCCAGCATGTGCGTCAGGTGCAAAGCCTGCTGCAGCAGGCGGGCATTGCGCCGGACGACCCGCTGGGCCCGGAGGCGATCCGGGGCCTGCCGCTGACCGACAGGGTCTGGGACGAGTAG